A segment of the Myripristis murdjan chromosome 20, fMyrMur1.1, whole genome shotgun sequence genome:
tttttatagttctCTCATGATTCATTAGGCGTCTTGCTCCAGATGATATCCAGCTGCTCTCATACAGAGACAGTGTCTTGTGTCTTTGACAAAGAGGACAGAGGTTTGAACATCATGGCAGAGGAAGTGCAGCTGATGACTGAGTGAGGTAGAGGCTGTACAGCCACAGACTCACTGCTCTTTCATGCTTTCATACTGCACCTTGTGTTCACTAcgcagctcttcttcttcttcttcttcttctgtttattccaaacaagccagaaatataaaacacatcatttcGTACATAGCAGCTCAGGGGTGGATCCGCTGGGGTGGCATGagctggcagctgccaccctaaaaATAGGCCTTGCCACCCCTGCTGCCACCCCACTCTAATGGAATACTGGTCAGTGGTCGGAAATTTACAAGACTGGAAAATCCGCTGTCTGAATGTGACATAAGATGGCAGAGCGGCAGGTTCCgttcctctcatttttcagaGGAATTTCACCCGCGATAGAAAGATAACCACTGATGCAACCAGAATAACATCATTTTTACTCTTCATTAACCAGCGCTGTGTCAAGCTGCAGGCTCTGGATTCAAACGCTTTGTGCTGTTTGCTCATCAGCAAAAAGTTATGCAGATAAATGTGGGGATTTTCTTGACAAAAGAGATCTTTAGTGCAGGGCAGCACTATCACAGCAGATAAAACAAATAGTAAAACAAATAGTAGGCAAATTTAGGAAGAAAAACTGATGTCTTAAGGCATCATTTGCTGAAAGAATTCATTGCAGTGGCATTTAACCTTAACTTTGagtcgtttttttgtttggtttgactGATGTACCTGTATCAGTAAATGTGATGTTGCTCAGTAACAGGCCATTAGTCCAATGTGTAACCTGAAGATAAAGTCCTGCAGAATAAATGTATGGTATAAACGGTATTACTGAGGCTCTGCATGTTCTGAACtttaaatttttgtttcatatcctCATCGATTCTTCATCCAGTGAGcgctctgtgagtgtgtgcaactATTAGCTCTCATGTAGCTCTGGTATTTACATGGGAATGAAATGAAGTTGTAGCTCTTCGTGCTGCTATTTTCCACTGATTTCCGTGGAGGATAACCTTGGAGGTAAGTGAGCCTGTTTTCCAGCATGCCGTCTTTCATGTGTGCACCTAGAAACATTTGCAAGGTCAAACCTCATGGTTTTGTAACAATGGAGATGTCAAGAAAATTATTCAGTCAATTCCTCAAAGATAGCTGTCGGTtctacccattcagtttctatgagCTACACGTACTGTCATATAAACTTGATCTTTACACTCTTCTCTATCCAGTTCTGTATTTACACCTCTTTTTCTCTGCAATCCTTTGCGGTATTTTTTGGACTTCCTGGGCTATTTCTGTAACTTCCCATCAGAGTGATTAGACAGTTTCCAACATTTCCTCTGCATACCACACACATGATGAGTTTCATGTCTTTAAATGAAGATGTATACTGAAGATAGGTGGTTGAGGAGGCAGGATGTCGTGCcgtacatcaacaacatcaacagctACTGAGACGAGATGGGGACAGATAACTCCAGAAGCTGATCACGACTGTCGGCTCACATCAACAGAGCCGCTGACAGACATGCAATACTACCGTCCTGCGTCAGCAGCGCCATAGCAACAAGCAGAGCCTCGCCGGCCCCACCCTAAAGTAGAAACGCACTTACATGGCCCTTCATAACGCAGATCTGACAGAGGAATTAGATATTACATTAGcagtattctttttttttggcactttttGGCACTTGTTTTCACGTGTTACGTGTTTTTCATGTGACTAAAGTTTAATTTGACTTGACAAGCCAAACTCTGTTAATGCTATTTGCAAACTTACTTACTCGCTTATAAAacagattctgattctgattttgaatCCGATTCTGATTCTGGGCCTGAGTCTAAGGCCCTGCCCAGACTGACAGCCcaaatccgtttttttttttttttttttttttttttttttgtcatatccagattgtgtCCACATTGATTTCTGgacaacccaaaaaaaaaaaaaaattacacatgaAATGCAGTTTTTGGAAATTGGATCCAAACCACACTGGGAGGTGATTTGAAATGCGATTTCAACTGAATTTCTGCAGATGCGTCTCAGTCTGGACGTTTCTCGACACACAGTGACGACGTACAAAGAGACAGACGTGTATCAGAGTGTATATctcaaatcaagtgtcattttgttgatcccagtggctgctttgcctttattctgccttgtttcagcatatttatactttaCCATGCATGTTGCAATTTAACACCTGGGGTGCACAACTTTGCATCGTCACTATTTTGCAACTCAGCAGGCAATTCACTGAGACCGATGTCTCAGTTAGCAGAGCCACAGCTGGGCTAGTGTGAATGCACCGCTGCCGTGTGGCGTCTGTTTAACAAGCAACATGgctttcagcaccagagaaAGAAGCTATGAAAAAGATAATATGCCATATCACAACACactaaaaaacaacagcatttggCTGCACACAGAATTTTTAGCTGTGCTGTGGCACCTTAGAAGATCTACTGGTTTCATTTGGGCCTGACAAAAGCCTCAAATCCTTGATAAATGGATATGTTTGCCTAGTGTAAATGAAATTTAATTATTGGGCCATTATTCACAATAACACTTTTTCTTCtgtgttaatgttttgttttgttttgtttctttttaataaaacatgatatGTCTGGGCCTGTGAGGATTTCCTAACGCCCACGTGGCCAGCGGCTCAGGAAAATCCATGACTCTATTTTCCGAAACAAAGTGCTGAGGAAAGTTCCTGTTGCTAAAGTTGCTCAGAAGAAACCCCCGTCATTCACTAATTTAACTCATTCACAtgtaaagacaaagagagagagaagagagaaaatggaaaccAGGGACAATGACTAACCAGAGGAGCAGCACTTCTGCTTTTGAGGCCTTAAATAACCGACCTCTGCTGAGCGCTGACAGTTCACCGAGCCGCCCAGAGAAGAAGCAAGAAGAACCAGGAGCAGACTGAAGCCACctctatttattatttctttattccaTCCTTCATTTTGCATCTTGTTTAAACTGTGTCAGTGAAAATGGTGAGCTGTGGAAACCTGCTGAAGAGCGTGCTGGTCGCCGTCGTCTTGGCGACTCTGGCTGGATCAGGATCGACACGTGAGTGGCAGCTttacaaacaggaagcagaccTGCAGCATGAAGCTGTTTTCAACACCTGAGCAATTTGAATTcttatttttcccctctgtttcgGTTCATTTATAGAGAAGCTGTCGAGTTGCTGTACAACAGTCAGCCGTAACAAGATAACGGAGCCGATCGTGGGATACAAGCTCCAGAAACCCAACCCTCCATGCGTCAAAGCTGTCATGTAAGGAGACAAAAACTGtttgaaacaaaataatacaacaaattTACCATTTAGTATTTCTAAAATGCAGGTGATCCAGACTGTAAAAAACTTAATTTTGTGCAAACACTGCCAAAAAGCCCATGCCTCATTTTGATCAAAACTCTTCATAGAATCTTGTAGCTCCTCTATTTGCCTGCTCATAGCAAACTGCAGCTGTGATGCTGAGCAGCCTGTGTTCAGTCAGTGTAGTcatgttgcctgtgtgtgtctgtgctgcagcttccAGACAGAGAAGGACCAGTTCTGCGCCTACGTCGGAGCTCCATGGGTCATGGATAAGGTCAATGAGCTCAGGTACGTTTCATGTTCACGCACTCTGCAGGCTGATCTCTCTACACTCCACACACTTGCTTGTTTGCTCACTTGTAGGATCATTTTCTCaccaaattcacttttttttcattctttctagAGAGAAACTGGAAGCAAGTGCCAGAGCTGCCTCCAGATCTTCAACTCTGCTCTCCATCATCACATCCACTTCCTctcctcgctcctcctcctctccttcttccttcgCCTCCACATCCCAGAATCCTCTTGGGGAATCCCCATCAGATCGGACCAACTAATAGCACGGCCTCCTCTCTGTCGCTAGCCAGCGAACTCCAGGACGGAGTTTagtcagcaagaaaaaaaaaagagttgttgATAATGGCACTTGAGTAACATATGctaaattattaatttatacACTGTtgggtttattttgtttgttttgaagcctTATCTGTtctgttaatttatttgttaatttttggaATGAAGTATCACAATTCCAAAGATTGTGTTAAACAAGTCATTGCTGATATTGTCAGTGTTGataaaagtatacatttatttattaacaaaaGTATTTATTAATATTCACGAGTGATattcttttgttattttgttaattattacttttttaatgtatttgttttcatCAAGTTTATACAATATTGTTGGCAAAGTTAACTCTGTTCTTCATGAAATCTGCCTCACATAAATATTAACGgccctttatttatttgaaagttaATAATAACTCTCCATCCAAAGGAGAAGTTGTGCAACTGTTGTGAAACACTGATGGTGAATAAATGATGCAGATTCTGGAAACTGTCGTCTGCTGTTTATCTCTCTTCCATCTCCTCACATTTTTGTTGAAAGTGGCCAGAGAGCAGAGGATTTTATCCTGAGAAGTCGTGAAGGTGAAGCTCATCTTGAGCAGGCAACAAACTGAAATGTACCAGCTGGGGCCGAAGATTTGTCTTAGATCCCAGCACTTCATCCAGGGAGACAAAATTCATCTTCGAACcagcaaaaaaagaacacaatacaatacaatacagtacagtacagtagagtacagtacagttcagtacaatacaatacagtacaatgcagtgcagtacagtacaatgttgtttgttgtttcatgtttaatggtaTTTTGTGGTATTTGTAGTTTAACATATGATGACTCTGACTCAAGATAGGGCCCATGATCTCCAAACCAGCTGTTATATCATTTTTTCCACCACAAGGCCACGTCCCTCATCTGACTCCGTCACAGCAGACGGTTTGGTTCCAGGTCCAACAGGTGAAATGTTTCAGGCAGGTTAGCCGTCTGGTGCTGGAGTGCTCAGGGCGGGGCCGTGTGCCAGGACATCGGGCCCTGACTCCAACATCAGAGGTTAAATCTCCCTCAGAGACAGATAACACTGCAGCTCACAACACAACTACAGGAAGATGACCACCACTGAACAGCCCAAACACAGCGGCCGATGGACAGCTGATTCCAGCATCGCCATAGCAACAAGCAGGGCCTCATTAAAGTCCTACATCCAgtggaaacacactcacacccacccTCATTGACACAgacattagtgtgtgtgtgtgtgtgtgtgtgtgtgtgtgtgtcatttgtttgcCAATGTCTGTCTCTTGGTTGTCATTGCTGTAACTTTAACATCATTCTGTTATCTAGTTATTTCATGATCATCAttgtttatttgtacttttttggttttgatttctGCTGTGTAAAGCATGTGATGATctctgtatagatagatagatagatagatatactttattgatcccaaccagggaaattctggtaaATTAACTGTCCACCGTGGCCAGGGCATCATAAAGCCTCTGGGCACGGACTGTGTATGAGCTGtgttgtataaataaagtttgatttgactcagaaagtcattttgttttgtttagttttgttttttgcaaacttGTTTGGCACATGGAACAGATTTTGATGTGACTCTCATTCTGATTGGTTGcctttttctgattttgattttgattctaATTTCAGGTCTGATtgtaattctgattctgaatcagcttctgaatctgattctgggcctgattttattttgcattctgcttctgagtctgattctgatttgggGCCTGATTCTGATTGTAAATTGAATATTTAATTCAGGCTTGCTTGGAATTCAAATTCTTGATTCTGAATCAGATTCCAATATCGGGCCATATGCAAATTCTGATTGTGAATCAAATTCCTGGCCTGATTCAGATTTTGGGCCTGATTCTAATTTGCATTCTAATTCAgagtctgattctgattcacgGCCCGATTCTGGTTCTGAATCGGATTCTCAATGCAGGATTTTTACTCTTCTAATTCTTGATTCTTAATCGGTTTCCAATATCGAGCCACTCTTCAATTCTGATTTTAAATCTGACTCTGACTCCAGGCCTTATTCTTATTCTGACTCCAggcctgattctgattctgagtttAATTCTGATTCACAATTTGATtctaattcaatttttttttttttttttcggttatGAATCAGACTCTGATAATTAAACTCTGATTCTGAATCTGATTGCTGTGACTCCAGGCCTGAATCTGACCTTGAGTCTGGCTCTGAGTTTCACAGAGCGgtttctgttgttgctgccGGCAGTGAAGAGGTCAAGGTCATGACAAGGTCGTGGAGCATCCTGTCTGTGATTGGCTAATGTGCTGTGAACAAAATGCTCCAGCACTGACTTCCTCAATCTGAACTGaagttttccactgaaaaaaaaagtgtttaacaGTTTGATCTCGTTTTCAGTTTTCTCCTACAATCTTTCATGAAGTTACGGTTCCTGGTCGGTattaaattcttgtttttcttcaaacaaggtaaaaaacaaacaaaaaaaaaatcagtgggatgagataatcccacttgttttcagcgCTAATCAACTCTTTtccaaagtgtcattttcttgatcccagtggctgatctgccttattctgcctcgtttcaacagatttatacttgttcacAGAAAAACTACTGAAACATTTGAAACTGCACTGTTAagcagtgggattatctcaccctgCGGTGGGAATTTTGTTTGAGGAAACTCttgacttgttgagatggatgTGTTTTGAAGTGCATGGATTTAATTGAATGTTTGAGTCACTGAATGACACTAACATTTTtcttgtgttaatgtgtttttggtAAAATATTCGGATAAAACATGACATGTCCAGGCCTGTAAGGATTTCCTAACGCCCACGTGGCCAGCAGCTCAGGAAGAGCTATGACTCCATTTTAcgaaacagtaaaacaaaatgctgatgAAAGTTCTTCCTGTTCCTGAAGTCACTGGTCACTTAGAAGAAACCCCCGTCATGCACTAAATTCATTCATTCGCACgtaaagacggagagagagagaggaggggaaaatggaAACCAGGGACGATGACTAACCAGACCCAGCACTTCTGCTTTTGAGGCCTGAAATACCCGATGCCTGCTGAGCGCTGACAGTTCACCGAGCCGCCCGGAGAAGAAGCAAGAAGAATCAGGAGCAGACTGAAGCCACCTCtatttgttatttctttattcCATCCTTCATTTTGCATCTTGTTTAAACTGTGTCAGTGAAAATGGTGAGCTGTGGAAACCTGCTGAAGAGCGTGCTGGTTGCCGTTGTCTTGGCGACTCTGGCTGGATCAGGATCAGCACGTGAGTGACAGCTTTACAAACAGGAATATGACCTGCATCATGAAGCTGTTTTCAACACCTGAGCAATCTGAATTCTTATGTTTCCCCTCTGTTTCTGATCATCAGAATGGAAGCACTCAGACTGCTGCAAGGAAGTCAGCAGTAAGGAGATAACGGAGCCGATCATAGGATATGAGCTCCGGAAAGGCAATCCTCCATGCGTCCCAGCCGTCATGTAAGGAGCCAAAAACTAtttgaaacaaaataatacaacaagTTTAATATTTAGTGTCTCTAAAATGCAGGTGATCCAGTCTGTAAAATCCTTCATTTTGTCAACTAAAGACCTCGACTGTCAACTCGTCTTTAAATCTGAGTTGATTTTGTGCAAACGCTGCCAAAAAGCCCAGTCTTgtatcatttagtctcatattcagtgttcttCCTAACGCCAGTGAAAATCTGGATGAATCTGCCCtgtctccagtgcagtttgacaaatctgttgaaaggaggcagactgaggcagatcagcccactaggatcaacaaaatgactcttgattcaagaaaatattgcaaacaagttgatcagcattggaaacaagtgattattatttccacttgtttgaagaaaaacacaagatttGAACCcttaaatgagacaaaatgaaatgttagaaagggttttttttttttttttttttttttttgcagtgcatgtgaTTTGTGTACGATTTTATAtgcttcattttgaaaaaaataaatcttgtaGCTCCTCTATTTGCCTGCTCATAGCAAACTGCAGCTGTGATGCTGAGCAGCCTGTGTTCAGTCAGTGTATTcatgttgcctgtgtgtgtctgtgctgcagcttcctGACAGAGAAAGGCCACTATTGCACCTACATCAAAGCTCCATGGGTCATGGATAAGGTCACTGAGCTCAAGTAAGTTTCATGTTCATGCACTCTGCAGGCTGATCTCTCTACACTCCACACACTTGCTTATTTGCTCACTTGTAGAATCATTTTCTCACCAAATTCACcttattttcattctttctaGAGGGAAACTGGAAGCAAGTGCCAGAGCTGCCTCCAAATCTTCAACTCTGCTCTCCATCATCAcatccacctcctctcctccttcctagTCCTCTCCTACATCCTTCGCCTCCACATCCCAGAATCCTCTTGGGGAATCCTCATCAGATCGGACCGACGAATAGAACGCCCTCCTCTCTGTCGCCAGCCAGCGAACTCCAGGACGGAGTTTtgtcagcaagaaaaaaaagagttgttgATAATCGCACTTGAGTAACATATGTTGAATTATTAATTTATATACTGTtgggtttattttgtttgtttgaggcCTTAtctgttaatttatttgttgatttttggaACAAAGTATCACAATTACAAAGATTGTGTTAAACAAGTCATTGCTGATATTGTCAGTGTTGataaaagtatacatttatttattaagaaaaGTATTTATTAATATTCACAAGTGATattcttttgttattttgttcattGTTACTTTcttaatgtaatgtttttttttttatcaggtttATACAACATTGTTGGCAAAGTTAACTCTGTTATTTATGAAATCTGCCTCACATAAATATTAACGgccctttatttatttgaaagttaATAACTCTCCATCCAAAGGAGAGGTTGTGCAACTGTTGTGAAACACTGATGGTGAATAAATGATGCAGATTCTGGAAACTGTCGTCTGCTTTTCATCTCTCTTCCATCTCCTCACATTTTTGCTGAAAGTGGCCAGAGAGCAGAGGATTTTATCCTGAGAAGTTGTGAAGGTGAAGCTCATCTTGAGCAGGCAACAAACTGAAATGTACCAGCTGGGGCCGAAGATTTGTCTTAGATCCCAGCACTTCATCCAGGGAGACAAAATTCATCTTCGAACCAGCAAAAAAAGagcacaatacaatacaatacaatacaatacaatacaatacaatacagtacagtacagtacagttcagtacaatacaatacagaaCAATGCAGTGCATTACagtacattcattcattcatcttctaaaccgcttatcctcacaagggtcgcggggggttgctggagcctatcccagcgaaCAAAGGGCGaaaggcagtgaaacacactggacaggtcgccagtccatcgcacagtacagtacaatacaatacaatacaatacagtacagtagagtagagtagagtacagttcagtacaatacaatacaggacaatgcagtgcagtacagtacaatacaatacaatacagtacagtacaatacaatacaatacaatacagtacaatacagtacTGTTATaatgttgtgttgtttcatgtttaatggtaTTTTGTGGTATTAGTAGTTTAACATATGATCTCCAAACCAgctgttatattattttttccaccacaAGGCCACATCCCTCATCTGACTCCGTCACAGCAGACGGCTTGGTTCCAGGTCCAACAGGTGAAATGTTTCAGACGGGTTGGCCGTCTGGTGCTGGAGTGCTCAGGGCGGGGCTGCGTGCCGGGACATCGGGCCCTGACTCCAACATCAGAGGTTAAATCTCCCTCAGAGACAGATAAC
Coding sequences within it:
- the LOC115379087 gene encoding C-C motif chemokine 24-like, producing the protein MVSCGNLLKSVLVAVVLATLAGSGSAQWKHSDCCKEVSSKEITEPIIGYELRKGNPPCVPAVIFLTEKGHYCTYIKAPWVMDKVTELKGKLEASARAASKSSTLLSIITSTSSPPS